A genome region from Erigeron canadensis isolate Cc75 chromosome 3, C_canadensis_v1, whole genome shotgun sequence includes the following:
- the LOC122592907 gene encoding heparan-alpha-glucosaminide N-acetyltransferase isoform X3 — MWSTVTVADPEERSPLLQNASEITPFASPSPENQDVRSSATHRKQRLASLDVFRGLTVALMILVDDAGGAFPSINHSPWFGVTLADFVMPFFLFGVGISVSLVFKKVTSKPAATKKVVLRTIKLFLLGLILQGGYFHGRDNLTFGVDIHQIRWMGVLQVCPNHRISIGYLLASITEIWCINKNEVNSAIAFGKKYYIQWVAVLVVGIIYMSLLYGLYVPDWGFEVPNENFSVLVPNLGKETQIVYCGVRGSLEPPCNAVGLIDRLLLGESHLYQRPVYKRTEECSINSPDYGPLPPNAPSWCLAPFDPEGLLSSLMAAITCFLGLQYGHVMVHYKGHMQRIIIWHSFIQTIIYIELHVHHNRNFRHSLDSHILHS, encoded by the exons ATGTGGTCGACGGTAACAGTAGCGGACCCGGAGGAACGAAGTCCCCTTCTTCAAAATGCCAGTGAGATAACTCCGTTTGCTTCGCCTTCGCCGGAAAATCAAGATGTCCGTTCATCTGCTACTCATCGGAAACAACGCCTCGCTTCTCTCGACGTTTTCCGTGGTCTAACTGTCGCT TTGATGATATTGGTTGATGATGCCGGGGGAGCATTTCCTTCTATAAATCATTCTCCATGGTTCGGTGTAACGCTTGCTGATTTCGTTATGCCGTTTTTTCTTTTCGGTGTTGGTATTTCCGTTAGTCTTGTTTTTAAG AAAGTTACTAGCAAACCAGCAGCCACCAAGAAAGTTGTACTCAGAACTATCAAGCTCTTTCTCTTGGGCTTGATTTtgcaag GTGGATACTTTCATGGACGTGACAATCTAACTTTTGGAGTTGATATTCACCAGATACGATGGATGGGTGTGCTACAGGTATGTCCTAACCAC AGGATTTCAATTGGATATTTGTTGGCTTCAATAACTGAGATCTGGTGTATTAACAAGAATGAAGTCAATTCAGCCATTGCATTTGGAAAGAAATACTACATTCAGTG GGTGGCTGTTCTTGTAGTAGGTATAATATACATGTCTTTGCTGTATGGTCTTTACGTTCCAGACTGGGGATTCGAAGTACCAAACGAGAACTTTTCTGTATTAGTACCAAACCTTGGGAAGGAGACTCAAATT GTATACTGTGGAGTCAGGGGTAGTCTAGAGCCTCCATGCAATGCAGTTGGCCTGATTGATCGACTTCTCCTTGGTGAAAGTCATCTATATCAACGTCCTGTATACAAGAGAACAGAG GAATGCAGTATTAATTCTCCAGATTATGGACCCCTTCCACCAAATGCCCCTTCTTGGTGTCTTGCTCCATTTGATCCAGAAGGCCTTCTAAG CTCATTAATGGCTGCAATTACATGTTTCTTGGGGTTGCAGTATGGACATGTTATGGTGCATTATAAG GGTCATATGCAGAGGATTATTATTTG GCATTCCTTTATCCAAACCATTATATACATTGAGTTACATGTGCATCACAACAGGAACTTCAGGCATTCTCTTGATAGCCATATATTACACA GTTGA
- the LOC122593205 gene encoding kynurenine--oxoglutarate transaminase 1-like isoform X1: protein MEEKLSRVAKTLKPSPIQQLSFLAERTSNALNLAEGFPDFPAPQHIKAAAVSAITSDFNQYRHVQGICDLLADKMKQIHGLDVDPATDIAICCGQTEAFSAAMFAILNPGDEVILFDPSFETYETCILIAGGVPVYVALDPPYWTLDEVKLSNAFTAKTKALVLNSPHNPTGKVFNMDELGLIAEYCRTKDCIAITDEVYEYIIYDNEPHISLASLPGMQKRTIVTSSLSKTYSVTGWRVGWAIAPSCVAFAIRNIHTKVTDSAPAPFQEAAVTALKSPPEYYNSLREDYESKRDFVYKSLWKMGIHVDFKPSGSFFIFAALPETCKLTDVEFVEELIKQAGVVAVPGCGFFHTSNDSSENVTTYYNQYIRFAFCKSDATLTSAVQKMQQLVDASGHLKFL, encoded by the exons atggaaGAAAAGCTATCAAGGGTAGCTAAAACCTTAAAACCATCTCCAATTCAGCAATTATCATTTCTTGCTGAACGTACAAGCAACGCCCTCAACCTCGCTGAAGGCTTCCCTGATTTCCCTGCTCCCCAACACATCAAGGCTGCTGCCGTCTCTGCCATCACCTCTGATTTTAACCAATACAG ACACGTGCAGGGGATATGTGATTTGCTCGCGGATAAAATGAAGCAAATCCATGGCTTAGATGTTGATCCTGCAACAGATATTGCCATTTGCTGTGGCCAGACCGAGGCATTTTCTGCAGCAATGTTTGCAA TACTAAACCCTGGTGATGAAGTGATATTGTTTGATCCTTCTTTTGAAACGTACGAAACGTGTATTTTGATCGCTGGAGGAGTTCCT GTGTATGTAGCGCTTGACCCACCATACTGGACTCTTGATGAGGTCAAACTTTCAAATGCTTTTACTGCCAAGACAAAAGCTTTAGTACTTAACAG TCCTCACAACCCAACTGGAAAAGTTTTTAACATGGACGAGCTAGGGCTTATTGCCGAATATTGCAGAACAAAGGATTGCATAGCCATTACTGATGAA GTTtacgagtatattatatatgacaATGAACCACATATAAGCCTTGCCTCATTGCCAGGCATGCAAAAGAGGACCATAGTCACATCTTCTTTGTCTAAAACTTATAGCGTGACAG GCTGGAGAGTTGGGTGGGCTATAGCTCCATCTTGCGTTGCATTTGCGATCAGAAACATTCATACAAAAGTTACAGATTCTGCTCCTGCACCATTCCAGGAAGCTGCCGTGACTGCATTAAAGAGTCCCCCAGAATACTATAATTCTTTGAGAGAA GATTATGAATCAAAAAGAGATTTCGTCTACAAGTCCCTTTGGAAGATGGGTATCCATGTTGACTTTAAACCATCAGGTTCATTTTTCATATTCGCAGCGCTGCCTGAGACTTGCAAACTTACCGAT GTTGAGTTTGTGGAGGAATTGATAAAACAAGCCGGAGTGGTCGCAGTCCCTGGATGTGGCTTTTTCCATACAAGCAATGATTCTTCAGAGAATGTAACAACCTATTATAATCAATACATCAGATTTGCTTTCTGTAAAAGTGATGCTACTTTGACTTCTGCTGTTCAGAAAATGCAACAGCTTGTCGATGCATCTGGGCACCTTAAATTTCTTTGA
- the LOC122594279 gene encoding GATA transcription factor 16-like produces MGDPKDKGSVVADDQETLSQSNRSTPPTINCSSKQTKCCTGCNTTKTPLWRGGPAGPKSLCNACGIKYNKKRRKSAKTTNGGRGDHVKLKVRLMVINQKKQDQQKQQQMIKRKRSTYERGKPWWNNLREEEQAAILLMAISCGGSFY; encoded by the exons atggGGGATCCAAAAGACAAG GGATCAGTTGTTGCAGATGACCAAGAAACATTATCCCAAAGTAACAGGAGTACTCCACCGACGATAAATTGTTCATCAAAGCAAACAAAATGTTGTACTGGTTGTAACACTACTAAAACACCTCTTTGGAGAGGAGGTCCAGCTGGTCCTAag TCACTTTGCAATGCATGTGGGATCAAATACaacaagaaaagaagaaaaagtgcAAAAACGACAAATGGAGGACGAGGAGATCATGTGAAGCTAAAAGTGAGACTAATGGTAATCAATCAAAAAAAGCAAgatcaacaaaaacaacaacaaatgaTCAAGAGAAAGAGATCAACATATGAAAGAGGGAAGCCATGGTGGAACAACTTAAGAGAAGAAGAACAAGCTGCTATACTGTTAATGGCTATATCTTGTGGTGGatctttttattaa
- the LOC122593205 gene encoding kynurenine--oxoglutarate transaminase 1-like isoform X2, whose protein sequence is MKQIHGLDVDPATDIAICCGQTEAFSAAMFAILNPGDEVILFDPSFETYETCILIAGGVPVYVALDPPYWTLDEVKLSNAFTAKTKALVLNSPHNPTGKVFNMDELGLIAEYCRTKDCIAITDEVYEYIIYDNEPHISLASLPGMQKRTIVTSSLSKTYSVTGWRVGWAIAPSCVAFAIRNIHTKVTDSAPAPFQEAAVTALKSPPEYYNSLREDYESKRDFVYKSLWKMGIHVDFKPSGSFFIFAALPETCKLTDVEFVEELIKQAGVVAVPGCGFFHTSNDSSENVTTYYNQYIRFAFCKSDATLTSAVQKMQQLVDASGHLKFL, encoded by the exons ATGAAGCAAATCCATGGCTTAGATGTTGATCCTGCAACAGATATTGCCATTTGCTGTGGCCAGACCGAGGCATTTTCTGCAGCAATGTTTGCAA TACTAAACCCTGGTGATGAAGTGATATTGTTTGATCCTTCTTTTGAAACGTACGAAACGTGTATTTTGATCGCTGGAGGAGTTCCT GTGTATGTAGCGCTTGACCCACCATACTGGACTCTTGATGAGGTCAAACTTTCAAATGCTTTTACTGCCAAGACAAAAGCTTTAGTACTTAACAG TCCTCACAACCCAACTGGAAAAGTTTTTAACATGGACGAGCTAGGGCTTATTGCCGAATATTGCAGAACAAAGGATTGCATAGCCATTACTGATGAA GTTtacgagtatattatatatgacaATGAACCACATATAAGCCTTGCCTCATTGCCAGGCATGCAAAAGAGGACCATAGTCACATCTTCTTTGTCTAAAACTTATAGCGTGACAG GCTGGAGAGTTGGGTGGGCTATAGCTCCATCTTGCGTTGCATTTGCGATCAGAAACATTCATACAAAAGTTACAGATTCTGCTCCTGCACCATTCCAGGAAGCTGCCGTGACTGCATTAAAGAGTCCCCCAGAATACTATAATTCTTTGAGAGAA GATTATGAATCAAAAAGAGATTTCGTCTACAAGTCCCTTTGGAAGATGGGTATCCATGTTGACTTTAAACCATCAGGTTCATTTTTCATATTCGCAGCGCTGCCTGAGACTTGCAAACTTACCGAT GTTGAGTTTGTGGAGGAATTGATAAAACAAGCCGGAGTGGTCGCAGTCCCTGGATGTGGCTTTTTCCATACAAGCAATGATTCTTCAGAGAATGTAACAACCTATTATAATCAATACATCAGATTTGCTTTCTGTAAAAGTGATGCTACTTTGACTTCTGCTGTTCAGAAAATGCAACAGCTTGTCGATGCATCTGGGCACCTTAAATTTCTTTGA
- the LOC122592907 gene encoding heparan-alpha-glucosaminide N-acetyltransferase isoform X1, translating into MWSTVTVADPEERSPLLQNASEITPFASPSPENQDVRSSATHRKQRLASLDVFRGLTVALMILVDDAGGAFPSINHSPWFGVTLADFVMPFFLFGVGISVSLVFKKVTSKPAATKKVVLRTIKLFLLGLILQGGYFHGRDNLTFGVDIHQIRWMGVLQVCPNHRISIGYLLASITEIWCINKNEVNSAIAFGKKYYIQWVAVLVVGIIYMSLLYGLYVPDWGFEVPNENFSVLVPNLGKETQIVYCGVRGSLEPPCNAVGLIDRLLLGESHLYQRPVYKRTEECSINSPDYGPLPPNAPSWCLAPFDPEGLLSSLMAAITCFLGLQYGHVMVHYKGHMQRIIIWLVCSSSLLLLGYVLVVIGIPLSKPLYTLSYMCITTGTSGILLIAIYYTVDVIHIRKPTMLFEWMGMNALIVYALAACDIFPAALQGFYWRSPENNLVNATESLFEATLQSEKWGKLVFVFLEIIFWGLVAGFLHMKGIYIKM; encoded by the exons ATGTGGTCGACGGTAACAGTAGCGGACCCGGAGGAACGAAGTCCCCTTCTTCAAAATGCCAGTGAGATAACTCCGTTTGCTTCGCCTTCGCCGGAAAATCAAGATGTCCGTTCATCTGCTACTCATCGGAAACAACGCCTCGCTTCTCTCGACGTTTTCCGTGGTCTAACTGTCGCT TTGATGATATTGGTTGATGATGCCGGGGGAGCATTTCCTTCTATAAATCATTCTCCATGGTTCGGTGTAACGCTTGCTGATTTCGTTATGCCGTTTTTTCTTTTCGGTGTTGGTATTTCCGTTAGTCTTGTTTTTAAG AAAGTTACTAGCAAACCAGCAGCCACCAAGAAAGTTGTACTCAGAACTATCAAGCTCTTTCTCTTGGGCTTGATTTtgcaag GTGGATACTTTCATGGACGTGACAATCTAACTTTTGGAGTTGATATTCACCAGATACGATGGATGGGTGTGCTACAGGTATGTCCTAACCAC AGGATTTCAATTGGATATTTGTTGGCTTCAATAACTGAGATCTGGTGTATTAACAAGAATGAAGTCAATTCAGCCATTGCATTTGGAAAGAAATACTACATTCAGTG GGTGGCTGTTCTTGTAGTAGGTATAATATACATGTCTTTGCTGTATGGTCTTTACGTTCCAGACTGGGGATTCGAAGTACCAAACGAGAACTTTTCTGTATTAGTACCAAACCTTGGGAAGGAGACTCAAATT GTATACTGTGGAGTCAGGGGTAGTCTAGAGCCTCCATGCAATGCAGTTGGCCTGATTGATCGACTTCTCCTTGGTGAAAGTCATCTATATCAACGTCCTGTATACAAGAGAACAGAG GAATGCAGTATTAATTCTCCAGATTATGGACCCCTTCCACCAAATGCCCCTTCTTGGTGTCTTGCTCCATTTGATCCAGAAGGCCTTCTAAG CTCATTAATGGCTGCAATTACATGTTTCTTGGGGTTGCAGTATGGACATGTTATGGTGCATTATAAG GGTCATATGCAGAGGATTATTATTTGGTTAGTTTGTTCTTCTTCTCTGCTTTTATTGGGATATGTTTTAGTGGTCATAG GCATTCCTTTATCCAAACCATTATATACATTGAGTTACATGTGCATCACAACAGGAACTTCAGGCATTCTCTTGATAGCCATATATTACACA GTTGATGTCATACATATCAGAAAACCGACAATGCTGTTTGAATGGATGGGTATGAATGCTCTCATTGTTTATGCTTTAGCTGCTTGTGACATCTTTCCAGCAGCTTTGCAAGGTTTCTATTGGCGTTCACCTGAAAACAACCTG GTAAATGCTACAGAGTCGCTTTTTGAGGCCACACTTCAATCTGAGAAATGGGGTaagttggtttttgttttttt
- the LOC122592907 gene encoding heparan-alpha-glucosaminide N-acetyltransferase isoform X2 encodes MWSTVTVADPEERSPLLQNASEITPFASPSPENQDVRSSATHRKQRLASLDVFRGLTVALMILVDDAGGAFPSINHSPWFGVTLADFVMPFFLFGVGISVSLVFKKVTSKPAATKKVVLRTIKLFLLGLILQGGYFHGRDNLTFGVDIHQIRWMGVLQRISIGYLLASITEIWCINKNEVNSAIAFGKKYYIQWVAVLVVGIIYMSLLYGLYVPDWGFEVPNENFSVLVPNLGKETQIVYCGVRGSLEPPCNAVGLIDRLLLGESHLYQRPVYKRTEECSINSPDYGPLPPNAPSWCLAPFDPEGLLSSLMAAITCFLGLQYGHVMVHYKGHMQRIIIWLVCSSSLLLLGYVLVVIGIPLSKPLYTLSYMCITTGTSGILLIAIYYTVDVIHIRKPTMLFEWMGMNALIVYALAACDIFPAALQGFYWRSPENNLVNATESLFEATLQSEKWGKLVFVFLEIIFWGLVAGFLHMKGIYIKM; translated from the exons ATGTGGTCGACGGTAACAGTAGCGGACCCGGAGGAACGAAGTCCCCTTCTTCAAAATGCCAGTGAGATAACTCCGTTTGCTTCGCCTTCGCCGGAAAATCAAGATGTCCGTTCATCTGCTACTCATCGGAAACAACGCCTCGCTTCTCTCGACGTTTTCCGTGGTCTAACTGTCGCT TTGATGATATTGGTTGATGATGCCGGGGGAGCATTTCCTTCTATAAATCATTCTCCATGGTTCGGTGTAACGCTTGCTGATTTCGTTATGCCGTTTTTTCTTTTCGGTGTTGGTATTTCCGTTAGTCTTGTTTTTAAG AAAGTTACTAGCAAACCAGCAGCCACCAAGAAAGTTGTACTCAGAACTATCAAGCTCTTTCTCTTGGGCTTGATTTtgcaag GTGGATACTTTCATGGACGTGACAATCTAACTTTTGGAGTTGATATTCACCAGATACGATGGATGGGTGTGCTACAG AGGATTTCAATTGGATATTTGTTGGCTTCAATAACTGAGATCTGGTGTATTAACAAGAATGAAGTCAATTCAGCCATTGCATTTGGAAAGAAATACTACATTCAGTG GGTGGCTGTTCTTGTAGTAGGTATAATATACATGTCTTTGCTGTATGGTCTTTACGTTCCAGACTGGGGATTCGAAGTACCAAACGAGAACTTTTCTGTATTAGTACCAAACCTTGGGAAGGAGACTCAAATT GTATACTGTGGAGTCAGGGGTAGTCTAGAGCCTCCATGCAATGCAGTTGGCCTGATTGATCGACTTCTCCTTGGTGAAAGTCATCTATATCAACGTCCTGTATACAAGAGAACAGAG GAATGCAGTATTAATTCTCCAGATTATGGACCCCTTCCACCAAATGCCCCTTCTTGGTGTCTTGCTCCATTTGATCCAGAAGGCCTTCTAAG CTCATTAATGGCTGCAATTACATGTTTCTTGGGGTTGCAGTATGGACATGTTATGGTGCATTATAAG GGTCATATGCAGAGGATTATTATTTGGTTAGTTTGTTCTTCTTCTCTGCTTTTATTGGGATATGTTTTAGTGGTCATAG GCATTCCTTTATCCAAACCATTATATACATTGAGTTACATGTGCATCACAACAGGAACTTCAGGCATTCTCTTGATAGCCATATATTACACA GTTGATGTCATACATATCAGAAAACCGACAATGCTGTTTGAATGGATGGGTATGAATGCTCTCATTGTTTATGCTTTAGCTGCTTGTGACATCTTTCCAGCAGCTTTGCAAGGTTTCTATTGGCGTTCACCTGAAAACAACCTG GTAAATGCTACAGAGTCGCTTTTTGAGGCCACACTTCAATCTGAGAAATGGGGTaagttggtttttgttttttt